Proteins co-encoded in one Methanothermobacter sp. genomic window:
- a CDS encoding UbiD family decarboxylase — MRKFLQAIKNEFDIIKIEREVSTHIEAAKILREHPKEIVILENIKESNIPVISGICNSREKISRALNCKKENITKRIIQAMDNPTPIENIKKLEGYHSQKANLEKLPILKYYKKDGGHYITAGAIIAKDPETMVRNASIHRMMLLDKRHLAVRIVPRHLYNYYKRAEEMGKDLPVAIVIGMHPATLLATTTSVPIDVDELEVANNFHDGKLKLFKCEKVDIEVPEAEIIIEGKILANKRTDEGPFVDLTGTYDIIRKEPIIEVERIHFKKDPLYHAILPAGLEHKLLQGLPQEPRIFKAVENTVPTVKNVILTEGGCCWLHAVVSMEKQAEGDAKNVIMAALSAHPSLKHVVVVDDDINPFDLEDVEYAIATRVKDDDIIIVRGARGSSLDPSALADGTTTKVGVDATKPLKGSEKFERII; from the coding sequence ATGAGAAAATTTCTACAAGCCATAAAAAACGAATTCGATATTATAAAAATCGAAAGGGAAGTTTCAACCCATATTGAAGCCGCCAAAATCCTCAGAGAACATCCCAAAGAAATAGTAATCCTAGAAAATATCAAGGAATCTAACATACCAGTGATTTCAGGAATATGCAACAGTAGAGAAAAAATTTCAAGAGCGCTTAATTGCAAAAAAGAGAACATAACAAAACGCATAATCCAAGCAATGGATAACCCGACCCCAATAGAAAATATTAAAAAACTAGAAGGTTACCATTCCCAAAAAGCAAATTTAGAGAAGCTACCAATCCTAAAATACTATAAAAAAGATGGCGGCCATTATATTACCGCTGGCGCCATCATAGCCAAAGACCCAGAAACTATGGTACGGAATGCTTCTATCCATAGGATGATGTTACTCGATAAAAGACACCTAGCTGTCCGAATAGTTCCAAGACACCTCTACAATTACTACAAAAGAGCTGAAGAAATGGGAAAAGATTTGCCTGTAGCTATAGTCATTGGAATGCACCCTGCAACATTACTCGCAACAACAACCTCAGTACCAATAGATGTTGATGAACTAGAAGTTGCAAACAATTTCCATGACGGAAAACTTAAACTTTTCAAATGCGAAAAAGTGGACATTGAAGTCCCAGAGGCGGAGATAATAATAGAAGGGAAGATCTTAGCCAACAAAAGAACTGATGAAGGCCCTTTCGTGGATTTAACTGGTACATATGATATCATAAGAAAAGAACCTATTATAGAAGTTGAAAGGATCCACTTTAAAAAAGACCCATTATATCATGCTATTTTACCCGCCGGACTTGAACATAAACTCCTCCAGGGACTTCCACAAGAGCCGAGAATATTCAAAGCTGTGGAAAATACCGTACCAACTGTAAAGAATGTGATTCTTACAGAGGGCGGTTGTTGCTGGTTACATGCGGTCGTTTCCATGGAAAAACAGGCTGAAGGTGATGCTAAAAATGTTATAATGGCGGCTTTATCAGCCCACCCATCATTAAAGCATGTTGTGGTTGTTGACGATGATATAAACCCCTTCGATTTAGAAGATGTGGAGTATGCAATAGCTACGCGAGTAAAAGATGATGACATAATTATAGTCCGGGGGGCGAGGGGTTCATCACTCGATCCTTCAGCATTAGCCGATGGAACAACCACAAAGGTTGGAGTAGACGCTACAAAACCATTAAAAGGATCCGAGAAATTTGAGAGGATAATCTAG
- the amrS gene encoding AmmeMemoRadiSam system radical SAM enzyme: protein MIREAILYEKVNERVRCSVCNRRCSIPEGKRGFCLTRENRNGKLYSLIYAAVSSSAVDPIEKKPLFHFYPGSFVYSLGTVGCNFRCKHCQNWNISQAVIDEAYTEDIPPEEAIETTKRYNCRSIAWTYNEPTIWLEYTLDCAKLAHKDDIKTVYVTNGYMTEETLELLSPLLDAANIDLKGMKDEFYKTVCSAKLQPVLDSIKWMHDAGIHIEVTNLIIPGYNDSEDELRALVKFMAEEVGVEVPLHFTRFYPHYKMQHLPPTPTETLLKARKMALEEGMRYVYVGNVPGLSEENTYCYNCGELLVQRYGFQINQLNLKKGRCPSCNAKIDIII from the coding sequence TTGATAAGAGAGGCCATTCTTTATGAAAAGGTTAATGAAAGGGTGAGATGTAGCGTATGTAATAGGAGGTGTTCGATCCCTGAAGGTAAAAGAGGCTTTTGCCTCACAAGGGAAAACAGAAATGGTAAACTTTACAGTCTAATTTATGCCGCAGTATCCTCTTCTGCAGTGGATCCAATTGAAAAAAAACCATTATTTCATTTTTACCCTGGCAGTTTTGTCTATTCTCTAGGGACGGTTGGTTGTAACTTTCGTTGCAAGCATTGCCAAAATTGGAATATTTCCCAAGCAGTAATAGATGAAGCATATACAGAGGATATACCACCTGAAGAGGCCATTGAGACTACTAAAAGGTATAATTGTAGATCTATTGCATGGACATATAACGAACCCACTATCTGGCTAGAATATACCCTTGATTGTGCAAAACTTGCACACAAGGATGACATTAAAACGGTTTATGTTACGAATGGCTATATGACAGAGGAAACCCTTGAACTCTTATCCCCATTGTTGGACGCTGCTAACATAGACCTGAAAGGGATGAAAGATGAATTCTATAAGACTGTCTGCAGTGCAAAGTTACAACCAGTACTTGACAGTATAAAATGGATGCATGATGCAGGAATACACATTGAAGTCACAAACCTTATAATACCAGGATATAATGATTCAGAGGACGAACTCCGGGCCCTTGTCAAGTTCATGGCAGAAGAAGTTGGGGTTGAAGTCCCATTACATTTCACACGTTTCTACCCCCATTATAAGATGCAACATTTACCCCCAACGCCAACAGAGACGCTTCTCAAAGCCCGTAAAATGGCACTTGAAGAAGGTATGAGATATGTTTATGTGGGGAATGTTCCAGGTCTTTCAGAGGAAAACACCTATTGTTATAATTGTGGCGAACTTCTAGTACAAAGATATGGTTTCCAGATAAACCAGTTAAATTTGAAAAAGGGTAGGTGCCCTTCTTGTAATGCGAAAATAGATATAATAATCTAG
- the thiL gene encoding thiamine-phosphate kinase encodes MIKMKVSDLGEKRLIKRIIANIKLHLKDFNIKGLGDDAALIDMGKEYIVATTDLLRQTSHFPKAMTHEQMGWKSVTVNISDLAAMGAEPVGFLVSMGLPVHMKVEEFDELLRGILKACNHYKIPLIGGDTKEADEIILAGAAIGRTLKEDALLKSGSRDGDLVGVTGQLGLAAAGIKILLHNIKETPLADDILSKIMDHALKPKARLKEAIILAKSHLVNAATDITDGLVSELNELINATPNNIGIRLYEEKLPIPKEVEDIAKLIGEDPLELGIYYGEDFELLFTIPPENVIPLRDQLDFHIIGEVTKTGTIEIVDKEGRTYIPPVKGYEHLRG; translated from the coding sequence ATGATAAAAATGAAAGTCTCAGATCTAGGAGAAAAAAGGCTTATTAAAAGGATAATAGCCAATATAAAATTGCATCTGAAAGATTTTAACATAAAAGGTCTTGGCGATGACGCCGCCCTCATAGACATGGGCAAAGAGTACATCGTTGCAACAACCGACCTATTAAGACAAACCTCCCATTTCCCCAAGGCCATGACCCATGAACAAATGGGCTGGAAAAGCGTAACAGTCAATATAAGCGATCTAGCCGCGATGGGGGCCGAACCAGTAGGATTCCTAGTGTCAATGGGTCTTCCAGTTCATATGAAAGTTGAAGAATTCGACGAACTCCTTAGAGGCATTCTCAAAGCTTGCAACCATTACAAGATACCTCTCATCGGAGGAGACACAAAAGAAGCAGATGAAATAATATTAGCAGGGGCTGCCATTGGAAGAACACTGAAAGAGGATGCACTTTTAAAAAGCGGATCAAGAGATGGAGATCTGGTAGGGGTAACTGGACAATTAGGCCTTGCGGCAGCTGGGATAAAAATACTTCTCCATAATATAAAGGAGACACCATTAGCAGATGATATATTATCCAAGATAATGGATCACGCGCTTAAACCAAAAGCAAGACTAAAAGAAGCCATAATACTAGCAAAATCGCATCTTGTAAACGCAGCCACCGATATAACAGATGGCCTTGTAAGTGAATTGAATGAACTGATAAATGCCACCCCCAACAACATTGGAATAAGATTATACGAGGAGAAGCTCCCCATCCCCAAAGAAGTGGAGGATATAGCGAAATTAATCGGAGAGGACCCTCTTGAGTTGGGAATTTATTATGGTGAAGATTTCGAACTTCTTTTCACAATCCCACCCGAAAATGTTATCCCCCTACGCGATCAATTAGATTTTCATATCATAGGTGAAGTCACTAAAACAGGGACAATCGAAATAGTTGATAAAGAAGGAAGAACATACATACCACCAGTAAAAGGATATGAACATCTGAGGGGTTAA
- the cfbA gene encoding sirohydrochlorin nickelochelatase, with the protein MASNSNQSNRIGVLLVGHGSRLPYGEKVIKELAKLYKKEVEYPVAVGFMNISKPTIPEAVKKLSKKGVRKIIVTPVFLAHGVHTKYDIPHILGIDDGKEHHHSHEHQHAEKIEFNGEIIYTEPLGADPRIVEIIKDRVNSALS; encoded by the coding sequence ATGGCTTCAAATTCAAACCAGTCAAATAGAATAGGAGTCCTGCTCGTGGGCCATGGCAGCAGATTACCCTATGGGGAAAAAGTTATAAAAGAACTCGCTAAACTCTACAAGAAGGAAGTAGAATATCCAGTTGCAGTAGGCTTCATGAACATTTCAAAACCAACTATTCCAGAAGCCGTAAAAAAACTTTCAAAAAAAGGCGTTAGAAAAATAATCGTCACACCAGTATTCCTAGCACATGGCGTGCACACAAAATATGACATACCACACATACTAGGAATAGACGATGGAAAAGAACACCATCATTCCCATGAACATCAACACGCCGAAAAAATCGAATTTAACGGTGAAATAATTTACACAGAACCACTAGGCGCGGATCCCCGAATAGTTGAAATAATAAAAGACAGAGTAAATTCCGCCCTCTCATGA
- a CDS encoding Zn-ribbon domain-containing OB-fold protein: MSETVRTWRHIPQRYNLLGSKCLKCGSIFFPKRIVCPHCRRKGRLEDVKFKGKGKIHSYSVIHAPSDEFKNIAPYVVAIVELEEGVKITTQIVDCKPENIEIGDEVEMVFRKIREEGKDGVITYGFKFKPVK; the protein is encoded by the coding sequence ATGTCAGAAACCGTGAGAACATGGCGCCATATACCCCAACGTTATAATCTACTAGGCTCTAAATGCTTAAAATGTGGTTCGATATTTTTCCCGAAACGCATAGTATGCCCTCACTGCAGGAGAAAGGGCAGACTAGAAGACGTAAAATTCAAAGGAAAAGGTAAAATACACAGTTACTCCGTGATACATGCCCCAAGTGATGAATTTAAAAACATAGCACCATATGTGGTGGCCATAGTTGAATTAGAAGAAGGGGTTAAAATAACCACACAAATAGTTGACTGCAAACCTGAAAATATAGAAATAGGGGATGAAGTAGAAATGGTATTCAGGAAAATAAGAGAAGAAGGAAAAGACGGAGTGATAACATATGGCTTCAAATTCAAACCAGTCAAATAG
- a CDS encoding magnesium transporter has translation MKKLTEKIKIIMDHLLMILVNISILFSKAFIKFFEIFKKINFFIKSIKRILGESLFALFICAIGDLIAGIVLGKMTHFLEAYPGLIVLIPGAIGMRGNIFGALGSRLGSNLHIGTLSTELKKSKILNDNIESTIILTIIMSLFLGFMAWIICELSSFKNMGIVDFTIISVMGGVISGTFLLPATILIALKSYENGWDPDNITTPLIAASGDLFTLPSIFLAILFLELIKNTILESTFFLLFILMGTLGLLIGLKGDEYLKGIISQSVPVLLLCSIFGTSAGSILNSRLSVILDNPSILALVPLFSGESGDLVSILGARLSSGLHSGIIPPTLIPRKGALYNFGIIIILSIIIYPVIGVLANIVSAGLGLPTIPLHKMILISALAGYLLTPFLLILGFYLNSLSYRRELDPDNVVVPLSTSLTDPMANICLVFMIILFLNV, from the coding sequence ATGAAAAAATTAACAGAGAAAATCAAGATTATAATGGATCACCTGCTCATGATACTAGTTAACATTTCAATATTGTTCTCAAAGGCTTTTATAAAATTCTTCGAAATCTTCAAGAAAATAAATTTTTTTATCAAAAGCATAAAAAGGATCCTTGGCGAAAGCCTATTCGCACTTTTTATATGTGCCATCGGCGACCTCATAGCGGGTATAGTCCTAGGTAAAATGACACATTTTCTTGAAGCTTATCCAGGTCTTATAGTCCTTATACCTGGTGCGATAGGGATGCGGGGTAACATTTTCGGGGCTTTAGGTTCACGTCTCGGATCGAACCTTCATATAGGTACCCTCTCCACGGAACTTAAAAAATCTAAAATTTTAAATGATAACATAGAATCTACCATAATCTTGACCATAATAATGTCCTTATTCCTTGGGTTTATGGCCTGGATAATCTGTGAACTTTCAAGTTTTAAAAACATGGGAATAGTTGATTTCACAATAATATCAGTTATGGGTGGTGTAATCTCTGGGACTTTTTTATTACCTGCAACGATTCTGATCGCACTCAAAAGTTATGAAAACGGATGGGATCCTGATAATATTACCACTCCCTTGATAGCGGCATCAGGAGACCTTTTCACATTACCATCAATTTTTTTGGCCATACTATTCCTAGAATTAATAAAAAACACGATATTAGAATCAACATTTTTTCTTCTTTTCATTTTAATGGGAACATTGGGTCTTTTAATAGGGTTAAAAGGGGATGAATATTTGAAGGGTATAATTAGTCAAAGCGTCCCAGTGCTACTTCTCTGTTCTATTTTTGGAACAAGTGCAGGTAGCATTCTAAACAGCAGATTATCTGTCATATTAGATAATCCTAGTATACTTGCACTTGTACCGTTATTCTCAGGGGAAAGTGGAGACCTAGTAAGTATATTAGGTGCTAGACTATCATCTGGTCTACATTCAGGTATTATACCTCCAACACTGATACCAAGGAAGGGGGCTCTTTATAATTTTGGTATAATCATCATACTTTCCATTATAATTTATCCAGTTATAGGGGTTTTAGCCAATATTGTAAGCGCTGGGTTGGGCTTGCCGACAATTCCACTTCATAAGATGATCTTGATAAGCGCGCTTGCAGGTTACCTTTTAACACCCTTCCTTTTGATTTTGGGCTTCTACCTGAACTCTCTTTCATATCGAAGAGAACTAGACCCTGATAATGTTGTAGTACCCCTTTCAACGAGTTTAACGGATCCTATGGCGAATATTTGCCTTGTTTTCATGATAATATTATTTTTGAACGTTTAA
- a CDS encoding potassium channel family protein — protein MSKASVKDILIEMKNLSELMVDLAYSALLFNSRDAAEEVKKLENKVNRLNYEIKKESLLAARSVEDAEELTALLEVGQATENIADAAKDIAELVLKGIKPHPVFKMVMEESDEIIVRVTIEEGSELAGKSLGEILLGTRTGMRIIAIRRGESWIYGPDRNTVLAEGDTLIAKGNEAGAELLRKLAKNEMSLDEL, from the coding sequence TTGTCTAAAGCTAGTGTTAAGGATATCCTAATTGAAATGAAAAATCTTTCGGAATTAATGGTCGATTTAGCATATTCTGCACTTTTATTTAATAGTAGGGATGCTGCTGAGGAAGTTAAAAAATTGGAAAATAAAGTGAACAGACTTAATTATGAGATTAAGAAGGAGTCCCTCCTCGCTGCAAGATCTGTTGAAGACGCGGAAGAACTCACAGCTTTACTCGAGGTGGGGCAAGCCACCGAAAACATAGCTGACGCCGCCAAGGACATTGCAGAATTAGTTTTGAAGGGTATAAAACCCCATCCGGTATTTAAGATGGTGATGGAGGAATCTGATGAGATAATCGTGAGGGTAACCATAGAAGAGGGATCAGAACTCGCTGGAAAATCACTAGGGGAGATTCTTTTAGGAACAAGGACTGGTATGAGGATAATCGCCATAAGAAGGGGTGAATCATGGATCTATGGGCCTGACAGGAACACAGTATTGGCCGAAGGGGATACCCTTATTGCTAAGGGCAATGAAGCTGGGGCAGAATTACTGAGAAAACTTGCTAAGAATGAAATGTCACTTGATGAACTTTAG
- the cobJ gene encoding precorrin-3B C(17)-methyltransferase has translation MIKIVGIGPTRDDMTFRAFRAIKDADVIIGYKKYIDKIRDIIKDKEVIEKGMREEIRRAELAIKKHREGKNVALISSGDPGIYGMANVFFHLIDKYSNIEVEVIPGVTAVNHAASLLGAPLHDFAVISLSDILTPLSEIKRKVENAVTAGFIIAFYNPRSKKRKKPLMEALKIIEEHLPSDTPVGIVKGEKAKITTLQRLDVDEVDMSTTIIIGNPTTYIKEGYMITPRGYALKYFIHPLAREYYQKYINGEIQEGSNIECEYYPCHFMGQDCTFCYCPFYPCGDGSTGGYWIKDKGVWSCQECEWIHKKDTVKCLKKSLDDIITEVEDLNKKKKELLKLRRNCINETRLM, from the coding sequence TTGATTAAAATTGTTGGCATCGGACCCACAAGAGATGACATGACATTCAGAGCTTTTAGAGCTATAAAAGATGCTGATGTTATAATAGGCTACAAAAAGTATATTGATAAAATCCGCGATATCATAAAAGACAAAGAAGTCATCGAGAAGGGGATGCGAGAAGAGATTAGAAGGGCAGAGCTCGCAATAAAAAAACACAGAGAAGGAAAAAATGTCGCACTAATAAGCTCAGGAGATCCTGGAATTTATGGTATGGCCAATGTATTCTTTCATTTAATCGACAAATATTCCAATATTGAAGTTGAAGTGATACCTGGAGTGACAGCGGTAAATCATGCGGCTTCTCTTCTTGGAGCGCCGTTACATGATTTTGCTGTCATAAGTTTAAGTGACATTTTGACACCACTTTCCGAGATAAAAAGAAAGGTTGAAAATGCGGTGACGGCAGGATTTATAATAGCATTTTATAACCCAAGAAGCAAAAAAAGGAAAAAGCCGTTAATGGAAGCTTTGAAAATAATCGAGGAGCATCTGCCCTCTGATACGCCAGTGGGGATAGTGAAGGGTGAAAAAGCCAAGATAACAACCCTCCAAAGGTTGGATGTGGACGAAGTGGACATGTCAACTACCATAATAATTGGCAATCCTACAACTTACATTAAAGAGGGTTACATGATAACACCGCGGGGATACGCTCTTAAATACTTTATCCACCCACTCGCGCGCGAATATTATCAAAAGTACATTAATGGAGAGATTCAAGAAGGTTCCAATATTGAATGTGAATATTATCCTTGTCATTTCATGGGCCAGGATTGCACATTCTGTTATTGTCCGTTCTATCCTTGTGGTGACGGTTCGACAGGTGGTTATTGGATAAAAGATAAGGGTGTTTGGAGTTGTCAAGAGTGTGAATGGATCCATAAAAAAGATACCGTTAAATGTTTAAAGAAAAGTTTGGATGATATTATCACAGAGGTCGAAGATCTTAACAAGAAAAAGAAAGAGCTTTTAAAATTGAGAAGGAATTGCATTAATGAAACTAGATTAATGTGA
- a CDS encoding DNA-directed DNA polymerase II small subunit, protein MSRDILLRLAEDGLLVQPEAYEKMKLLEEETILNLIENLKSQREDGELLIITPEILSMDSSSQKVDLEAKRKKFDFKIIKDTSMKSYTTGEIKDMGDYFNNRYNKLKEIFLGRSEFRDLIPISSVSPRHDVVTIIGMIRDIRDTKNNHKIIEIEDETGEINLIVYKENRKLFEEANRLVRDEVIGVKGSLKGRFVIPSEIVHPGLPRIEEKPMDFSTVFISDTHIGSSTFLEESFKKFIKWLNCELGTKEHVKIAEDVKYLIIAGDIVDGIGVYPNQEKELIIKDVNEQYEEAARLIGEIRDDIKIIIAPGNHDASRIAEPQPAIPKEYAKPLYQIKNIEFVSNPSIVSLDGVKVLIYHGRSFDDMAMTVNHLSHEKSHLIMAELLEKRHLAPIYGERTPIAYEVEDHLVIDEIPHIFHAGHVHINAYRKYKGVHLINSGTFQSQTEFQKIYNIVPTCGQVPVLHRGEIKVLQFN, encoded by the coding sequence ATGAGCCGAGATATACTTCTGAGACTTGCAGAGGATGGTTTGCTTGTGCAACCTGAAGCCTATGAAAAGATGAAATTGTTAGAGGAAGAAACTATTCTTAATCTTATTGAAAATTTAAAAAGCCAGAGGGAGGATGGTGAACTTTTAATTATAACACCTGAAATTCTTAGCATGGATTCTAGCAGTCAAAAAGTAGATTTAGAAGCCAAAAGGAAAAAGTTTGATTTTAAAATAATTAAGGATACAAGTATGAAATCTTATACAACTGGTGAAATAAAGGATATGGGTGACTACTTTAATAATAGATATAATAAATTAAAAGAAATATTCTTGGGAAGAAGTGAATTCAGGGATCTGATACCTATTTCAAGCGTTTCACCACGTCATGATGTGGTAACTATAATTGGGATGATCCGAGATATTAGAGACACGAAAAATAATCATAAAATAATAGAAATAGAGGATGAAACCGGGGAAATAAACCTTATAGTCTATAAAGAAAATCGTAAATTATTTGAGGAAGCTAACAGACTCGTAAGGGACGAGGTTATTGGAGTTAAGGGGAGTTTAAAGGGGAGATTCGTAATACCATCAGAAATAGTCCATCCAGGTCTACCTAGGATAGAGGAAAAACCCATGGATTTTTCCACAGTTTTCATTTCAGACACCCATATAGGAAGCTCCACATTCTTAGAGGAATCATTCAAAAAGTTCATAAAATGGTTAAACTGTGAACTTGGAACCAAAGAACATGTGAAAATAGCAGAAGATGTTAAATATCTTATCATAGCTGGTGATATTGTTGATGGTATAGGAGTATACCCAAATCAGGAAAAAGAACTCATAATAAAAGATGTGAATGAACAATATGAAGAGGCCGCGAGGCTAATAGGTGAGATAAGGGATGATATAAAGATAATAATAGCTCCTGGCAACCACGACGCCTCCAGGATAGCTGAACCACAACCAGCCATACCCAAAGAGTATGCAAAACCATTATACCAGATAAAAAACATAGAATTCGTAAGCAACCCATCAATAGTGAGCTTAGATGGTGTCAAAGTACTTATATATCATGGTAGAAGCTTTGATGACATGGCAATGACCGTTAACCATTTATCACATGAAAAATCACATCTTATAATGGCTGAACTTTTAGAAAAGAGGCACTTAGCCCCAATTTATGGGGAGAGAACACCAATCGCCTATGAGGTTGAAGACCATCTAGTCATAGATGAAATACCACATATTTTCCATGCAGGACACGTCCATATCAACGCTTACAGAAAATACAAGGGAGTCCACCTCATAAATTCAGGGACATTCCAGTCCCAGACTGAATTCCAGAAAATCTATAATATAGTTCCCACATGTGGCCAGGTACCAGTATTACATAGGGGAGAGATAAAAGTATTACAATTCAATTAA
- a CDS encoding class II aldolase/adducin family protein codes for MRENIKEMVRAAHYLYSNGLVSGSAGNISIRLSMGEIAITPTGIPLSLVTEENVAIVSMDGNRLLGGDPSSELYLHLGIYKVREDIKSIVHTHSPYATAFAFSDKRLKGLEGFNGVDFVEEVTYHRPGSLELARECAEKIKESKILILKNHGIVCCGSNLQEAIQLAEFIEGSAKTQFLAYILTKI; via the coding sequence GTGAGAGAAAATATAAAAGAGATGGTTAGAGCAGCCCATTACTTGTATAGTAACGGTCTTGTATCAGGGAGCGCAGGTAATATTAGTATCCGCTTAAGTATGGGTGAAATCGCTATAACCCCTACTGGTATTCCCCTTTCACTTGTGACAGAAGAAAATGTAGCTATTGTTAGCATGGATGGGAACAGATTATTAGGAGGGGACCCCTCATCTGAGCTATACCTCCACCTTGGAATCTATAAAGTAAGGGAGGATATAAAAAGTATAGTACATACACATTCACCCTATGCAACCGCCTTCGCTTTCTCAGATAAAAGATTGAAAGGACTTGAAGGTTTCAATGGAGTAGATTTTGTGGAGGAAGTGACATATCATAGGCCGGGTAGTTTAGAATTGGCTAGAGAATGCGCCGAAAAGATAAAAGAAAGTAAGATTTTAATCTTAAAAAATCATGGTATTGTCTGTTGTGGTTCAAATCTCCAAGAAGCAATTCAACTTGCAGAGTTTATAGAAGGAAGTGCTAAGACACAATTCTTAGCCTATATACTTACTAAAATTTAA
- a CDS encoding UPF0147 family protein produces the protein MSDKTFEKVSKILKNIMEDTSVPRNIRRAAEESNEILQNEEEDVTIRASTVISILDEISNDPNIPIHARTLIWEILSELESI, from the coding sequence ATGAGTGACAAGACTTTTGAGAAGGTTTCCAAAATTTTAAAGAATATAATGGAGGATACTAGCGTCCCAAGGAATATTAGAAGGGCCGCGGAGGAATCGAATGAAATATTACAAAATGAGGAAGAAGATGTAACCATCCGGGCAAGTACTGTTATATCAATACTTGATGAGATTAGCAACGACCCTAACATCCCCATACATGCAAGGACACTAATATGGGAAATCTTAAGTGAACTTGAATCAATATGA
- a CDS encoding cobalamin biosynthesis protein — MTKNGLEISKQLKSKLSQDPRILQIDIFHKNVKKTLKKIFKDYDAIIGIMAIGIMVRSICKLLSDKKEDPAIIVMDDAGKHVISLISGHLGGANDLALKIANLINARPVITTSTDVHGYMGIDALAKKYYWDIKNTDKIVKFNMALLDGEKIIIKAPENLEYLCDDPLFKKSYIIMRGEDKTIKAILDKDEILIKPNKLVAGIGTKKGINEKKIIESLKKTLSFLDLPLERLDVIATGEMKKGEKGIINASKILKRPLEFVDLDDLKLEDTYSRSSFVEGKFGVGSVCEAAALHVAGKKSRLILRKTTYNGIAIAIAVS, encoded by the coding sequence GTGACAAAAAACGGTTTAGAAATCTCGAAACAACTTAAAAGCAAACTTTCGCAAGATCCAAGAATACTTCAAATTGATATTTTCCATAAAAATGTTAAAAAAACTCTCAAAAAAATATTTAAGGATTATGATGCGATTATTGGTATAATGGCCATTGGTATAATGGTTAGGAGTATCTGCAAACTCTTATCAGATAAAAAAGAAGACCCCGCAATTATTGTCATGGATGATGCTGGAAAGCATGTTATAAGTTTAATTTCAGGACATTTAGGGGGAGCAAATGATTTAGCATTAAAAATAGCAAATTTAATAAACGCGAGGCCAGTTATCACAACATCTACAGATGTCCATGGTTACATGGGTATAGATGCACTTGCAAAAAAATATTATTGGGATATAAAAAACACAGATAAAATAGTTAAATTTAACATGGCATTATTAGACGGTGAAAAAATAATAATCAAGGCCCCTGAAAACCTAGAATATTTATGTGATGATCCGCTTTTCAAGAAGAGTTACATAATAATGAGAGGGGAAGATAAAACCATTAAGGCAATACTAGATAAAGATGAAATCTTAATAAAACCTAATAAGCTTGTTGCAGGTATAGGCACGAAAAAAGGTATCAATGAAAAAAAGATAATAGAAAGTTTAAAAAAGACTCTATCATTCTTAGATCTTCCACTTGAAAGGTTAGATGTCATAGCAACAGGAGAGATGAAAAAAGGCGAAAAAGGTATAATAAATGCTTCAAAAATCTTGAAAAGGCCATTGGAATTCGTGGATTTGGATGATTTGAAGTTAGAGGATACTTATTCAAGGTCTAGTTTCGTTGAGGGCAAGTTTGGTGTGGGAAGTGTGTGTGAAGCCGCTGCACTTCATGTTGCAGGCAAAAAGTCGCGGCTTATTTTAAGAAAAACAACTTATAATGGGATTGCGATAGCAATAGCTGTATCTTGA